Within the Telopea speciosissima isolate NSW1024214 ecotype Mountain lineage chromosome 4, Tspe_v1, whole genome shotgun sequence genome, the region TATCGGGGTGGGCAAGCCCTAAATGTGGCCCAAACAAGGTATATCCTTCTTGAGCCTTTCCAAACCTTATTAGATATCCAACTTACAAGCCCATGTACCAATTGAATGAATGCATAGATGGACAAGCCCATATTCGACCCAAACAAGATATATACTTCTTAGGCTTATGGTGTGTTAAACTAAAGTCCAGATTAGGGCAAGGTTTCTTACGTCCAATTCATGGTTTAAGGTATCGATTTCGGATCACCCAATACTGGTAATCTGTATCGGTATACCTAGCCTCTAAACCCTGATACTGTACCAATACCATATTGGTGAAACGGTGCAGAATAGGAGTAAGAGAATCAAAAACCCGAGTTTTAAGAAAACGTATGGCAAACTTGTCCGATATGGAACTTTCTGTATCGGTTTTAAAAGTGATCAATACCCGATCCGGAATGGACCTTTCCGTATCGTCTAATGATATCGACAGCAACCATCCTACAGGCCACCAAGTCCCAAGGATGAAGATTGGTGAGTCGGGTGGCTGTTCTAATGATCTTCTCTTGCTGTGACTTGGCCGAGTTGGGTATGGATGAATACATGTCACACCAAGAAATGGTCATTGGTGGATGGATGAATCATGAGGAAGGATGGATACCTGATCAACAGCACCTAAAGGAGGCAAACCAGCTGTGGGGGCCAGCAAATCCAGGGCGATACGTAGATACTCCTTAGACACCTTGTTGTGTCGATCTTTTGGTAGATCTCTCACCACTGCATCCAACGACTGTAAACCATCAAAACACACTTTGGGTTATTGTCGTCCGCTGCACTAGAAATAGTaaacaaagaagaaactaaTTAATGGCAATGTTTCTATTCCAAACACACTAAAatataaagcataacctaacatcGGGCcaggctgggctgggcttaACCCGAGGCCTCAATCTGATCCAGCCCGACCCTAACCCTAGACCTAAAAATTTCAATcctaacccgcccttagggttgaaaaatccagcccagacCCTATTCGGACTCGGGGCTGAAAGAGTTAAACTTAGTAGGTGATGGTGGCAGGTGGTAGTGTGGTGGTcggggtggtggtggcggcgacggtggagttggtggtggaggaggtggagatAGTGGCAGCAGAAGTGGAGGCGGTGGCGGaggagatggtgatggtggcggCGACTGTAATGGCGATTTGTGAATATCAAATCAATATCACGCATATTTTTGCTTTCAATTTGTGTTTATCTTTTTAGAATTTCTTTTTGGAGTTTCTCAAAACCGTATcagaaccatttttttttaccagGTTCGtctcaaaaaacacaaaaagagaCCGGACAACACATACAGGTTCTGTTCTACTTCTGCCAAACACACAaacaattttttggaaaattaccATACAGACCCTAAGAGTGCTCACCTTATCCAATTCGAATTTGTTGGTTAATAACCTCTTGATGCTGCTCCCTTCAAAGTTGTTTTCGCTGTGAGCGACGATGACTGGTTGCTCCTTGAGACGCTGAGCCAGACTCAAGGCTACCTtcttgaattcttctatgaAGTTCTCTTGAGAAACATTTCCTTTCTGATCACCTATTGCACATGACTGGAGAACTGGTTCCACAATGTTGCTAGCAACCTAaataaagtaaacaaaaaatttattttagcTTTGCATCACACTTTTTGGATATGTATGAGATAACATAGTAGAAAGGTTAGAAGATAAGATATATAGTACCCAAGAATCTGTGGAAGGAGGCATTCCATGATCAACTTTGAGCTGCTCCAATGCCTTGATAATGTAATCACGGAGGGATCCATTAACTGTTTGAATCTGTGAGAATATAGAGACTATCTCTGGTTCAAATCTTGGGCCATTGATGAATTCTTTCAGGTCCTCACCACTGATCTTGAGGATCACAACTGGGTCTCGCTTCAACCCAGCAGCCATTCCTAGTAGAATGTCTGAGAGAACTTTTTTGAACTCAGTCTTGCTTACTGTTTCTTGTTTACCATGAGTGAACTGTTGCAAAACCTTCAGACATCAACAACAAAATCCATTTCAGACACTATTGAGAGCGAACCTGCTAGCTATCATATTTTATACAACTCTGTTTCTTTCTAATCTAGAAGTTCAAATTGATCAGAAGATCCAAATAGTGCAACCCTGGAGGTATAAAATTACAAGTTGTGCCCGTTTGATGAGAGACCTTGTTGAGTGCCACATTTACCATATTTGTTCAGAGCAGCCTTATACTCTGATCAGGTATCTCGAAGATTGCACTGAAAAAATGACCATGAAGACTTGGCTTTCTTTCACAAATATTAAGAATAACGTTAAGGGAAGCGGTTCTCCGTTTGGGAGCATGGCCTACACCAGCGCTCCTAATGTCTCTTTCTCATCCCCATCAAGGGGCATAGAAGTCATTTCATTAcgttgaggagagagataaatacAAGGGAATAAGGTGTCAACAAGCCGGTTCCGGCcggttttggttcggtttttttggtttcggtgtgacttttatagaaaccgaaaccaaaccattaagaaatattcggttttggtacggtttcggtttcggtgcggtttggtttcgtgtcggtttcggtttatgataacgggttgatatcggtttggtaccggttttatataactagtaaggtccggttagtgctaatttttcttctctttctcttttaagtacataaaatatttcaaatataatgcatctttgtatcctatgtcctatggcctatggatacaattggttgggtaatcactaacaaaggatatgagataaagtgagaaactatcacaacacatttagggggcaatggggcattaggcagttactgatttactcatttatcgggttaagtcggttcggtttgggttcgggcctaacggttcaggctaccggtgcaccgtcaagctagcccaaaccaaaccgtttgcctttctggatccacaaaccgaaccgaaccattaagagttcggtccgttgtggtccgggctcgttcAGGCTGGTTTGGGccggtttcatcggttcggattgggtattgacacccctacaagGGAGCAGTCGCCATAGACCAcgattttctttttccctaacaTTGAATATACTGAGAAAGGATCAATACCCCTTAAAGAACCCTTAAAGAAACATTACCTCCACAAGAATATAtagatatttattttttaggagaaagaatgctataTAGGCGTGTGTAGTGTGTTGCCCCTAtacccagacacaggggcacGCAAAATGACCACTACATCATCGGgattttccacctttccatggtggtgtggcggtcattttaCACACCCTTATGTCTGGGGTATTCGGCTCTCCTCCAACCATGGCGGGAGTTGAAGGATCCAACCTAGCAAAAATAGGGACGTTTAGGTTATTTCACAAGTGGACCCCctcaaatgaccaaaaccccTTGTTTTTGTTGACTtggatcctccacctcctcAGCATGGCTGGGGGAGAGCCAAGTCCGTGTCTAGGCGCATGGGCAAAGCACCACACGCTTCAAGTAACATTCTCTtacctatatttttttttaagagacgGGGAAGACTATTGTCTCCATTTATttgcccctccatttcctccatttcatCTCATAGGGGAGGTAGAAATGTCCACCCTAACCCCCTgttcgaacacactgcccggatgggatccactcccctcctattagatgaaatggaGTACATGAAAAGACAGATAAATGAAGACGATAATTTCCCGGGTGATTAGTAGAATTTTCAAGCAGTTTATGTTGTAGGGACACGAATAGGcccaaattttgttttttgctaTCTTGGGCAGACCTGCACCACTACTTGTGTCGGCGGGAAGAATAACCGAGCTACAATCGGCCCGGACTGCTAATATTAAGCTAACTTTGTATATATGCACACTAGAGACAAACAGATAGTGGAGCATGAATCATCAAATTCATATCAACCCCTTTAACATTCAAAGCTTTCAAGCAGTCAAAATCAAGGCAGTTTACAAGTTgataagaaacaaaagctaaagATTTGAACAGCAGCTGTTCATGACATAACGCACATGAAAACAATATCAGAAGAACAGTTTAAAAACGTGTAAATTaagcaataataaaaaaaaagaaaaaaaaaagaattatgatttttcaaaacagagtATTATGATTTTTGAGAAAGAGCATCAAACGGCTAGCTTAATTAGGTACCTCAGAGTAGATATGATCAGAATCAGGAGAGGTTCCCTGAGCAGGAAGACCAAGAGCACCACCAAGATCAGCTACAGCGGGTTGGAGCTCCTTCACTGAGAGCTTTCCGTCTCTATCTTGATCGAGTTCCTCAAATTTATGATTCACGTAATTGCTGAATACTTTCTCGTTTCCAACTAATTCCATTATATCCGAACCGTCTAACACCTCCGCTTCACCTGCTCCTCCACTTTTCTTCATCACCGTGTCACTGGCCATTTGGGActtttgttctctcttttctctaatCTGGATTTGGTTCCTCTGACTCTATTAATCGCCCTTCTACCTTTCTCAACTCTCTTTACTCGATCTATTTATATACACAGATTTACACACTGAGAATCTcgtgaagattgaagaacaatccttcgaaaaagaaaaactaaatttAAGTTCTTTTGCTTTGTTCTTCTAGTCTTCTCTggaactctctctctttctctgtgcTCGCATGGGTTTATGTGACTGTGACGGTGAGAAATGTAGTCACCAATCGGTATTTGATTGGGACACATGGGGGGCGGCTATCTATGTTCTGTCCAGAAGGAATTAGATATTAGATTACCCATTCTCTGATTTTCTTTCTAATCAATGTTTGTTTTCATCAATCGTCAAAAACATATCTTCTTTTTATCCTAAATAACCTGCCACACTAGttaattaaataatatatttcGTTTTACGTTATATttaaaaatgttcaaattgtTATTAATTGATGTTGGATAACAATTTGCCGATGtcggtggttttttttttttttttttttttttttttgagaatatatatattaaagtatattaaagaataaaagaagagtAATCTACAATCTTTGAACCTCCTCCCGCCAGCATCACCACGAACTAAGCCAGAGAGAGACCCTGTGTACAACTAAGAAGTCCAGCCAAACAGTAAACACATTGATTGAGGTCAGTGGTTTTTCTTTATACATCGGATAGAGACTCCCCAAAGTTAGGTTTAttaaggattaaaatcctcatTAATTTTTTGTTCGTCGAATGTGGTGGAGTTTGGGATTGAGAGGTTAACACTTAACAGACGTGACATCCAACTGTTTGAAGTTGattgaattattattattattattttttatagagCTCAAAACCGTTAGATATATATCGCTCTTGCTAGGTGTTGAGTTCTGAACCCCAAATTGCATCACACTGtacttttagggaattgaagaggatttttatttatcaaaaactCCTACAGTATGTATATTAGACTTTGTTTGATGTGTAATGTGTTTTTACCGACATTAGATGTAAGTCTGCCCATTCGTCGATGACATCAATGAGTTTACATTCGACATGGGGATAGATTCTATTGGATGTCCTTAACAAttagttttctgttttttcttttagagaGTCGCACCTTTTGGGCCTATTTTGGAAGGGTATGCCTAAAGAAATGCTTCTCCTCTTTCAGTAGAGGACATCCTAGACACTTAGTAATGAATTCCAattatccccttcttctccattccATACATTCTTACTATTGTGTTGTGTCTACTTATTTTCAAGTGCTTTAATGTGTGTTCATGAGAGTTTCATTCTCTTGTTGATTGAGCACAAACTAAGTGTATTCTGTTATAGCCTAATATGTGAGTGCAATGACTACTGGAAGAGTCTACGTAACTATTACATATTGGAGGCTAAGTTGCATTACCTTGCTTCACTAAGGGTGttcattgttttatttattgatcaGATCAGTATCTTGTTCCCCTTATTTACATATAAGTTTTGGATGAATATTTTTAGTTgttgataattaattttttatgttttttttgttttgtaagaAGTAGTTGATAATTAGTTACATAAACTAAGATTCCAATCTAATAGTTGATACTTCAATGACACCTTTGTCACACCTATGTCTCTTGCACTAATTAATGCCTCTACTCATGCCCTGTTCATGTTCTTTAGAGACATAAAATGCATGGATAATTCATGACGACGCAAATTAAAAgcaaatcatgttttttttataaacgCTTTCTTTGTTTGCCCGGGGTCTTCCTCTTTAGTAGCGGATTGGTACATAGGAACATTAGTAGAATGTCCCCAGAAAAGCCAGAAGGAAAAGGTGCCCCAAAGCACTGAAATATTATATTTAAGATAtgtctcatatttactatttgAACTGTTTCTCTAGTAGCACCCACTCCCTTAGAGATTTCTTGATTTCGAAATGTATCAAATCTCGATTTTGGGTATTGTGACCAATTAACCAACCAACAAAATTACTTGTTACAAATAAGATCTTGTTGTTGCATCGAAACATATAAATGTAGATTAGTCTTGCTGGGTTGAGTCTCTTTCTTCTTACTAtctgctatttttttttgttatttttttatgcatgtaatcgaccccattaagttaaGATAAGAttgaatttgttgttgttgttgtttgaaaAATGAATGAAGACACAAATTAAAAGCAAATATCATGTTTTtaataaattctttttttggtcagatgtttttataaatttaaCTGAATACTTTTTTAAGCTTTTACGTAAAGTAGAACACGAATAAAAATAGACATGGGCAGAGAATCCTTTTTCCATATACCTACATGGCTGCAAGGTTTCAAAACCTAGAATTGGCCACAAGATTGACCTTCATCGATTTGGATTCAGATTAGATAATAATTGGAtggaatcaatcaaaatcaactaaaaccctaaaaatggAACGGGAAGGAAAGGCATatatctctttctatctcttatttgaagtttttgattaaaaaatctTGAAGATCTAGCAACAGAATAATTTTCTATATTTCTGATGCTTACAGGATGAAGATAATGTTAAGAAATTGAGATATAAATGGTGTCATTCCCATAcccattttctttcttcagAATCAAGGAAAATCTTTTTAAAACCATCATACACTATTGTTTATTGGAGAATATTCCGAGAACATAAAGCTAAAATTTCTATTCGCACTAAGTTAAAATTATCAGTAATTTAAGGGAGTGTCTGAACGAcatctctataggtgtatttataaCTTGacatcttcttttaattgtctcttGTCGTAttctcaaaaggttttaagatatgGGTATAAAAGGGTtctcaaaaataaattaatagtaacaaatcattatatcattatatcattatcaaaagatgtcattgttATTCACATTTTTCTAGTATACATGTAAAATGACATTAGAAAAAACTATATATTATacctaaaagataaaaaaataagattataatttttttaacacCTTAaaaggtgtcaataagaaaacccatttaagtaaatgaatcaaATTATATTTATAAACAGACAGCAATCACGGCATAAGTCTAGTGCATCTAATCCTTCTTCTTACTCATGTTTTTCCAAATGCCTTTAAAATTTATAAAGTGATTAATTGGTAATGGTAAGCAATTAAAATCTTGTACATTTACAAGCCTAATGCCTTTAAAATTCTATACATGGTTTCGCAAGTGAACGATACTGTGCTGGTATCGTATTGGTGATATGCATGGTACGTAcagggggtaaaatggttaaaaaaactcatttttaaaggagaacCAAAGGTAAATTTGTCTAATACAGTTGATCAATGTCGATACCGTTCTGATACTGTATCAGTTTCCAAATTGATCGATACTCGTTCTGATACCGtatactaaaaccatggttcaataTTCAATTTCACCGATTCatcgccaaaaaaaaaaaaacctttaggAATAGCAATTCGGTTATTTGGATTGAGACTGATATAATAGTGGGTAACAGATACTCTCCTTAGTCTCTTTTTAtctgttttaatttcttttgcttttttcgAAGATAATGGAGACAAACAATCTTCTAAAGTGATTGATTTTCCATTGATGCTGTCCACAACAATGTTGGAATATTAGAATGGTCACCCTTTAATTTCCTTTACAATCAAATGAAGGAAAATAGGATTAGAAGgtaatatgaaagattttgggtGCCACAAATCTTGGttaatttgaaaagtaaaacaaaaattacaaaagaaatttaagTGGTTTATATATTTGTGTTTATGTTAAAtaattattacaaaagtttattACAATGTGATAAGAAAATGTGGAATGAATACCAATGCTGATGTTTAGTTGCCTctttaagaaataaataaagaagagaaactaaTTAAGTTGAAGAATAGAGAGTGATTAATGTGTAGTTTAATAGATACCTTAATTTCGATCTAAATATCACCATCTGGGTTGATGATGTGGTTACACAATTAAATAGAGGTGATTGTATGATtagtcatatgtcaaatttcaaaatttaatataatcaagggaaagagaacgctacttggtcaTGTGCGGCGTGCGActcttgcgcctagacacaagaccatgcgaaatgaccaccacgcCCTCAAGGATTTCAATCTTTCCGTGGGGGTGCGATTGTCATTTTACATAGCCCTATGTCTAGGCATTGGAGCCGTGCACCACATGCGATCGTACTGTTCCTTTCCCCTATACAATCAGATACCTTTTAATGTATTAGAACACATCCCATGTCTATTCATGCACTCTTTCGGCTCTGATTATCTGTGTATGGATAAAGTTTTCCATAGGATGTAGGAGTTAATAATGAGACTCactatttcaagagtccaattATAACATCAAATGCCCGTAGTAGATGAAAGAGACACGTGATGAAAAACTTTCACCTTT harbors:
- the LOC122658271 gene encoding uncharacterized protein LOC122658271, encoding MASDTVMKKSGGAGEAEVLDGSDIMELVGNEKVFSNYVNHKFEELDQDRDGKLSVKELQPAVADLGGALGLPAQGTSPDSDHIYSEVLQQFTHGKQETVSKTEFKKVLSDILLGMAAGLKRDPVVILKISGEDLKEFINGPRFEPEIVSIFSQIQTVNGSLRDYIIKALEQLKVDHGMPPSTDSWVASNIVEPVLQSCAIGDQKGNVSQENFIEEFKKVALSLAQRLKEQPVIVAHSENNFEGSSIKRLLTNKFELDKSLDAVVRDLPKDRHNKVSKEYLRIALDLLAPTAGLPPLGAVDQMDKVISEAFTLVNADDGKAVSEEEFKKFMTQILGSIMLQLEGVSISVSSNSVVHETLSTSSTLLPSSTS